Within the Sulfurospirillum barnesii SES-3 genome, the region GTTTATTCTCCAACATTTTTTTTGCTAACGATTCGTCTGTGGTAATATAATTGCTTGAATTAACATGAACCGACGGATGATTTGTTCCACGTGAAACATGATGCGTATGAGATTCTACACGAGTCTCTAGTGGGGTATAACATGCTCCTTGCAAGAAGCCTAATTCAATATTGCTTGCACTATGGCTCACAACAATATCAAATGGACGATAATTACCATAACTACCAGCCGTTCCTACAAAAAAGAGAAAAGCAGGTTTTTCCTCCAAGATATAGCGAGTAAGGTTCATAGCGCTTTCAATGAGCCCCACACCAATTTGCTTTGCAAAGTCAAATGTTTCGTTTTTTCCTGCACATATAATCATAATCGCACCGCAATTCCCTCATTTTGGAGGTAGTGTTTTAAGTCCATAATATCAATCTCCTTAAAATGGAAAATAGATGCAGCAAGCGCTGCATCAGCACCATTTAAAAATGCTTCTTTAATGTGCTCCATACTTCCTGCTCCACCACTGGCAATCACAGGAATATCAAGCATTGCACTCATCTGTGATGTGAGTGCAATATCATAACCATTTTTGGCACCATCGCAATCCATGGAGGTTAAAAGAATTTCTCCTGCTCCTCGCTCCTGAGCCTCTTTTGCCCACGCAAGTGCATCCAACCCTGTGTCAATGCGCCCACCATTCACAAAAACATGCCATGAATCACCCGTACGTTTTGCATCAATCGCAACCACAATACATTGAGAACCAAAGCGTTTGGATGATTCGTCTATAAAATGAGGATTGGCAATGGCGGGAGAATTAATGCTCACTTTATCACAGCCTACATGTAAAAGACTGTAAATATCATCGAGTGTTCGAATACCTCCTCCTACAGTAAGAGGAATAAAAACTTCACGTGCCACATTCTTAACAATTTCAACAATCGTTCCCCGACCTTCATGGCTTGCAGTAATGTCTAAAAAAGTAAGTTCATCAGCACCCTCATCGTTATAGCGTTTGGCTATTTCAACAGGATCACCCGCATCTTTAAGACCTACAAAATTAACACCTTTAACAACGCGACCATTTTTAACATCCAAACAAGGGATAATACGCTTAGCAAAATGCTCCATGAAACTCTCTTTTTTTAGGGAATAATGAATAAAAATGATAGCCAAAGAATTAAAAAAAACTTCTGAAAATCATGAATAAATAACAAACTAACGATTTTATAAGTAATGATTGAGTATAATGACTTAAATTTAGAAAATATAGGGTGCAAATTGATAGAAGCAAAGAAAAAATTTGGCCAAAATTTTTTAAAAGATACGAGTGTTGTAAGTAAAATCATCCAATCGATGCCCCAGAATAACAGAAAACTGATTGAAATTGGGCCTGGATTAGGTGATTTGACGCAAGCGCTGTTAAAGGTAAAACCTGTAACAGCTTACGAAGTCGATGAGGACTTATGCGTTTATTTGAGAAAAAAATATACGACGAAGATAGCAGAAGGGCAACTGACATTGGTGCAAACCGATGTTTTAAAGCAATTCGAAACAGGAACGCTCAGTGATGAGCCTTATGATTTGGTTGCTAATTTACCCTATTACATTGCTACAACTATTATTTTGGAAGCTTTGGAAGACCAAAATTGCAAATCGATGATTGTAATGGTTCAAAAAGAAGTGGCAGAAAAATTTGCCGCACTTCCAAAAACAAAAGAGTTTACCTCTTTGGCGATTTTGGCACAAAGTATTGGGACGGCTACCATACTTTTTGATGTATCTCCAGAATCGTTTGAGCCACAACCTAAAGTGGTGTCGTCTATTCTCAAAATTGACAAACAAACAGAGTTTGTTAATGGAAAATTTTCTGGTATTTTTGAAGATAATGAGCAATTACAAAAATTTAAAAAGTATTTGCGATGTTCCTTTCAAAGCCCTAGAAAAACTTGGTTGAAAAATATATCATCCGAGTTTGATAGAACGTGTGTTGAAGAGTTAATACACGAACAAAATCTTCCATTAACGATTCGTCCTCATGAACTTGGCGTCTTGTCTCATCATCTACTATTTAAAACATTAAGGTTGAATGATGCAAGAAAACGAAGTAACGCAACAACAAAACAGTAACGAAGTCCAAAACAAAGAGAATGCACAAAAGCATTCAAAACCACAACACCCATCACAGTCTAACGCAAACAAAGAAGTGAGTCAAAATCCTCAACACAGCAATGCTGAAGCAACAGGTGAACAGCCTTCTAAAAAACCACGCAATAATCGAAGACGTAAAAGCAATAATAAAGCACCTACTGCTTCTATTGAAGGGAATGAAGTCTGGCAACGGGATATGAAAAAAGCCATTGAAGCCAATCAAAAGATGCACAAAGAACGTCTCAATAAAGCTCCTTTAGTTGAGCAAAATTCTAAAGGAAAAATAAAAATTACACCTTTAGGTGGTTTGGGAGAAATTGGTGGAAATATCTGTGTTTTTGAAACAGA harbors:
- a CDS encoding purine-nucleoside phosphorylase, coding for MIICAGKNETFDFAKQIGVGLIESAMNLTRYILEEKPAFLFFVGTAGSYGNYRPFDIVVSHSASNIELGFLQGACYTPLETRVESHTHHVSRGTNHPSVHVNSSNYITTDESLAKKMLENKHDIENMEFFSILSIANHFNIPCSGLFVITNYCNKNAHNDFLKNHAKAKELITLHVEKNMKI
- the hisF gene encoding imidazole glycerol phosphate synthase subunit HisF encodes the protein MEHFAKRIIPCLDVKNGRVVKGVNFVGLKDAGDPVEIAKRYNDEGADELTFLDITASHEGRGTIVEIVKNVAREVFIPLTVGGGIRTLDDIYSLLHVGCDKVSINSPAIANPHFIDESSKRFGSQCIVVAIDAKRTGDSWHVFVNGGRIDTGLDALAWAKEAQERGAGEILLTSMDCDGAKNGYDIALTSQMSAMLDIPVIASGGAGSMEHIKEAFLNGADAALAASIFHFKEIDIMDLKHYLQNEGIAVRL
- the rsmA gene encoding 16S rRNA (adenine(1518)-N(6)/adenine(1519)-N(6))-dimethyltransferase RsmA, which produces MIEYNDLNLENIGCKLIEAKKKFGQNFLKDTSVVSKIIQSMPQNNRKLIEIGPGLGDLTQALLKVKPVTAYEVDEDLCVYLRKKYTTKIAEGQLTLVQTDVLKQFETGTLSDEPYDLVANLPYYIATTIILEALEDQNCKSMIVMVQKEVAEKFAALPKTKEFTSLAILAQSIGTATILFDVSPESFEPQPKVVSSILKIDKQTEFVNGKFSGIFEDNEQLQKFKKYLRCSFQSPRKTWLKNISSEFDRTCVEELIHEQNLPLTIRPHELGVLSHHLLFKTLRLNDARKRSNATTKQ